One window of the Shimwellia blattae DSM 4481 = NBRC 105725 genome contains the following:
- the galM gene encoding galactose-1-epimerase: MLRETPQLAPDGLPYRLSILRNQAGVVVTMMDWGATLLSCRVPLRDGSVRETLLGCPSPENYLNQSAFLGATVGRYANRIAGSQYVYEGKTVTLQPSQGEHQLHGGPRGFDKQRWRILRQNDSEVLYTLDSPDGDQGFPGNFRTTALYQLTDDNRIRIQFTAWCDQACPVNLTNHAYFNLDATPGDIREHQLQLLADQYLPVDASGIPRRGLADVTGTSFDFRKPKTIGADFLADEDQQVVNGYDHAWLLNARGDATQPAACLWSTDRRLKLTVYTSAPALQFYSGNFLAGTQAREQGEYQNWQGLALESEFLPDSPNNPQWPQPDCFLRPQQEYSSLTEYQFTEQ, translated from the coding sequence GTGCTAAGAGAAACACCCCAACTCGCCCCGGACGGGCTACCCTATCGTCTTTCTATCCTGCGCAATCAGGCCGGTGTTGTGGTCACCATGATGGACTGGGGGGCTACGCTGCTCTCCTGCCGGGTGCCACTGCGCGATGGCAGCGTGCGCGAGACCCTGCTCGGCTGCCCGAGCCCGGAAAACTACCTCAACCAGAGCGCGTTTCTCGGCGCGACGGTTGGCCGCTATGCCAACCGTATCGCCGGTAGCCAGTACGTTTACGAGGGCAAAACCGTTACCCTGCAGCCCAGCCAGGGGGAGCACCAGCTGCACGGTGGCCCCCGCGGGTTTGATAAACAGCGCTGGCGGATCCTGCGCCAGAACGACAGCGAAGTGCTCTACACCCTCGACTCGCCAGACGGCGACCAGGGCTTCCCGGGGAATTTCCGCACCACGGCCTTATACCAGCTCACCGACGATAACCGTATCCGCATTCAGTTTACGGCCTGGTGTGATCAGGCCTGCCCGGTGAACCTGACCAACCACGCCTACTTTAACCTTGATGCGACACCCGGCGATATTCGCGAGCACCAGCTCCAGCTTCTGGCGGATCAGTACCTGCCGGTTGATGCCAGCGGCATCCCCCGGCGCGGGCTGGCCGATGTGACCGGCACCAGTTTTGATTTCCGCAAACCTAAAACCATTGGCGCGGATTTCCTGGCTGACGAGGACCAGCAGGTGGTCAATGGCTACGATCACGCCTGGTTACTCAATGCCCGGGGCGATGCCACACAACCGGCTGCCTGTCTCTGGTCAACGGACCGCCGCCTGAAGCTCACCGTGTATACCAGCGCCCCGGCGCTGCAGTTCTACTCGGGTAACTTTCTGGCCGGTACTCAGGCCCGGGAACAGGGTGAGTACCAGAACTGGCAGGGGCTGGCGCTGGAGAGCGAATTTCTGCCAGACAGCCCTAACAACCCCCAGTGGCCTCAGCCTGACTGCTTCCTCCGGCCACAGCAGGAGTACAGCAGCCTTACCGAATATCAGTTCACGGAACAGTGA
- the galT gene encoding galactose-1-phosphate uridylyltransferase, protein MARFNPVDHPHRRYNPLKGEWILVSPHRAKRPWQGAQEAPATQTLPSHDPDCYLCPGNLRVSGDKNPDYTGTWVFTNDFAALMTDTPDAPQSDDPLMRCQSARGTSRVICFSPDHSKTLPLLSLPALEEVVTTWQQQTAELGQHYPWVQVFENKGAAMGCSNPHPHGQVWANSFLPNEIAREDNQQRDYYREHGTPMLLDYVHREQADGSRTVVETEHWLAVVPYWAAWPFETLLLPKAPALRLTDLDADRSRDLALALKKLTTRYDNLFQCSFPYSMGWHGAPFNGEDNPHWQLHAHFYPPLLRSASVRKFMVGYEMLAETQRDLTAEQAAERLRAVSEIHYLESGE, encoded by the coding sequence ATGGCGCGTTTTAATCCCGTCGATCACCCACATCGTCGTTATAACCCCCTGAAAGGGGAATGGATTCTGGTTTCACCACACCGCGCCAAGCGCCCCTGGCAAGGGGCGCAGGAAGCCCCGGCAACGCAGACCCTGCCCTCCCATGACCCGGACTGCTATCTGTGCCCCGGCAACCTGCGTGTCAGCGGTGACAAAAATCCGGACTACACCGGTACCTGGGTTTTTACCAATGACTTTGCCGCCTTAATGACCGACACCCCGGACGCACCGCAAAGCGACGATCCGCTGATGCGCTGCCAGAGCGCCCGGGGCACCAGTCGGGTTATCTGTTTTTCTCCGGATCACAGCAAAACCCTGCCCCTGTTATCCCTGCCGGCTCTTGAAGAGGTGGTGACCACCTGGCAGCAACAGACTGCTGAACTCGGCCAGCATTACCCCTGGGTACAGGTGTTTGAAAATAAAGGGGCGGCGATGGGCTGCTCCAACCCACACCCCCACGGCCAGGTATGGGCCAATAGCTTCCTGCCTAACGAGATAGCGCGGGAAGATAACCAGCAGCGCGACTATTACCGCGAGCACGGCACCCCGATGCTGCTGGACTACGTACACCGGGAACAGGCAGACGGCAGCCGGACCGTGGTGGAAACCGAACACTGGCTGGCGGTGGTGCCCTACTGGGCCGCCTGGCCGTTTGAAACCTTACTGCTGCCTAAAGCCCCGGCATTACGCCTGACCGATCTGGATGCCGATCGCAGCCGTGATCTGGCGCTGGCGCTGAAAAAGCTGACCACCCGCTACGACAATCTGTTCCAGTGCTCCTTCCCCTATTCCATGGGCTGGCACGGCGCCCCCTTTAACGGTGAGGACAATCCGCACTGGCAACTGCACGCGCATTTTTATCCACCGCTGCTGCGCTCAGCCTCGGTGCGTAAATTTATGGTCGGCTATGAGATGCTGGCCGAAACCCAGCGCGATCTGACCGCCGAACAAGCCGCCGAACGCCTGCGCGCGGTCAGCGAGATCCACTATCTCGAATCCGGAGAATAA
- the galK gene encoding galactokinase — protein sequence MSLKETTSALFTRHFGYPATHTIQAPGRVNLIGEHTDYNDGFVLPCAIDYQTVISCAARDDRQVRVIAADYDNQSDTFSLAAPITPHETQQWSNYVRGVVKHLQKRCPDFGGADLVISGNVPQGAGLSSSASLEVAVGKVFQTLYQLPLDGAQLALNGQEAENQFVGCNCGIMDQLISALGKKGHALLVDCRSLETRAVPMPQGAAVVIINSNFKRTLVGSEYNTRREQCEAGARFFGVPALRDVTLAQFNQAAGELDPVVARRVRHVITENVRTLEAAEALARGDLKVIGRLMAESHASMRDDFEITVEQIDTLVEIVKAAIGDEGGVRMTGGGFGGCVVALVPENRVDSVRQAVAEQYQARTGIKETFYVCTPSEGAGQC from the coding sequence ATGTCACTGAAAGAGACAACCTCAGCCCTGTTTACCCGCCACTTTGGCTACCCGGCCACCCATACAATTCAGGCCCCGGGCCGGGTAAACCTTATCGGTGAACACACGGACTATAACGACGGTTTCGTGCTGCCCTGTGCCATCGACTACCAGACGGTGATAAGCTGCGCTGCCCGCGACGACCGCCAGGTGCGCGTTATCGCCGCAGACTATGATAACCAGTCAGATACTTTCTCCCTTGCGGCACCCATCACCCCCCATGAAACCCAGCAGTGGTCAAACTACGTGCGCGGGGTGGTTAAACACCTGCAAAAACGCTGCCCGGATTTTGGCGGGGCGGATCTGGTTATCAGCGGTAATGTTCCGCAGGGGGCCGGGTTAAGCTCTTCGGCCTCCCTGGAAGTGGCGGTGGGTAAAGTCTTCCAGACCCTGTATCAGCTCCCCCTGGACGGTGCCCAGCTCGCCCTCAACGGCCAGGAAGCCGAAAACCAGTTTGTGGGCTGTAACTGCGGGATCATGGACCAGTTAATCTCCGCCCTGGGTAAAAAAGGCCATGCGCTGCTGGTTGACTGCCGCAGCCTGGAGACCCGGGCCGTACCGATGCCGCAAGGCGCGGCAGTGGTGATCATTAACAGTAATTTTAAACGCACCCTGGTGGGCAGTGAATACAACACCCGCCGTGAACAGTGTGAAGCGGGCGCCCGTTTCTTTGGCGTGCCTGCCCTGCGCGATGTGACCCTGGCGCAGTTTAACCAGGCCGCCGGGGAGCTGGATCCGGTGGTTGCCAGACGCGTGCGCCATGTCATAACCGAAAACGTCCGCACGCTGGAAGCCGCAGAGGCGCTGGCCCGGGGAGATCTGAAAGTGATTGGCCGCCTGATGGCCGAATCTCACGCCTCAATGCGGGATGATTTTGAAATCACAGTTGAACAAATCGACACTCTGGTAGAAATTGTTAAGGCGGCCATCGGCGACGAAGGCGGCGTGCGCATGACCGGCGGTGGTTTTGGGGGATGTGTGGTTGCCCTGGTGCCTGAAAACAGAGTCGACAGCGTGCGCCAGGCTGTTGCTGAGCAGTATCAGGCCAGAACGGGTATCAAAGAGACATTTTATGTCTGCACACCTTCAGAAGGAGCCGGACAGTGCTAA